From a single Bacteroidota bacterium genomic region:
- the ispG gene encoding (E)-4-hydroxy-3-methylbut-2-enyl-diphosphate synthase, which translates to MTYQRRKTSTVKIGDLYIGSDFPIVPQSMTTTDTMDTQKSVEQIIRMVDTGCQLVRLTAPSIKEAQNLAEIKKVLQAKGVQVPLVADIHFTPNAAELAARIVEKVRVNPGNYADKKKFDIIEYTDAEYQEEIDRIREKFVPLIKICKEYGTALRIGTNHGSLSDRIMSRYGDTAHGMVESAMEFLRIAEEEQFHNITLSMKSSNPQVMVQAYRLLVKTMDANNMHYPLHLGVTEAGDGDDGRIKSALGIGALLEDGIGDTIRVSLTEDPEFEVPVAKKLIERYTNIKQNEYAQIDLNDAEKNNWSAFDYKRRETDEVYNIGAHQVPRVIANFSLNNNLQATDLTTIGHIYDAHLDKWHMNDMGADFVYLGDNKCSFMLPMGLKAIYNANVWNIISDKSNAFPLFTYHDVFAGKHTVAHSNTLNFVYLKDEEITESIIARANQIQKVVFILESGALNPMTIMRSVFFSLNNRNVKNAVIIAHEYHTEIDEEQFMLHCSTDFGALLIDGFGDGLMVTAPAIKAERINQIAFGILQAARTRISKTEYISCPSCGRTLFDLQETTAMIRKRTDHLKGVKIAIMGCIVNGPGEMADADYGYVGSGVDKITLYKGKEVVKRNIASDNAVNELIELIKENGDWVEVAL; encoded by the coding sequence ATGACTTATCAACGCAGAAAAACGAGTACCGTAAAAATTGGTGATTTATACATTGGCAGCGATTTTCCAATCGTACCACAAAGTATGACCACTACCGATACCATGGATACCCAAAAGTCAGTTGAGCAAATTATAAGAATGGTTGATACGGGTTGCCAGTTGGTTCGTTTAACAGCACCGAGTATAAAAGAGGCTCAAAATTTAGCCGAGATAAAAAAAGTGTTACAAGCCAAAGGTGTTCAGGTTCCACTTGTTGCTGATATACATTTTACACCCAATGCGGCAGAACTAGCCGCACGCATAGTAGAAAAAGTACGTGTTAATCCCGGTAACTATGCCGATAAGAAAAAATTTGATATTATAGAGTATACCGATGCCGAATACCAGGAAGAGATAGACCGTATCAGAGAAAAATTTGTACCATTAATAAAAATTTGCAAAGAGTACGGAACAGCTTTGCGTATTGGTACCAATCATGGCTCGTTAAGCGATAGAATTATGAGTCGTTATGGCGATACTGCCCATGGAATGGTTGAAAGTGCCATGGAGTTTTTACGCATAGCAGAAGAGGAGCAGTTTCATAATATTACCCTTTCCATGAAATCAAGTAACCCGCAGGTAATGGTGCAGGCTTATCGTTTATTGGTAAAAACAATGGATGCTAACAATATGCATTATCCCTTGCATTTAGGTGTAACCGAAGCAGGCGATGGTGATGATGGTCGTATTAAGTCAGCTTTAGGTATAGGTGCTTTATTAGAAGATGGTATTGGCGATACCATCAGGGTTTCGTTAACTGAAGATCCGGAATTTGAAGTACCTGTAGCTAAAAAATTAATTGAACGCTATACCAATATAAAACAAAACGAGTATGCGCAAATTGATTTAAACGATGCGGAAAAAAATAACTGGAGTGCATTTGATTATAAAAGAAGAGAAACGGATGAGGTTTATAATATAGGCGCACATCAGGTTCCGAGGGTAATTGCTAATTTTAGTTTAAACAATAATTTACAAGCAACTGATTTAACAACTATCGGGCATATTTATGATGCGCATTTAGACAAGTGGCACATGAATGATATGGGAGCCGATTTTGTTTATTTAGGCGATAATAAATGTTCGTTTATGTTGCCAATGGGCTTGAAAGCCATTTATAATGCCAACGTATGGAATATAATAAGCGATAAAAGCAATGCTTTTCCTTTGTTTACTTACCATGATGTTTTTGCAGGTAAACATACCGTAGCACATTCAAACACCTTAAACTTTGTTTATTTAAAAGACGAAGAGATAACCGAAAGCATTATTGCACGGGCAAACCAAATACAAAAAGTAGTGTTTATATTGGAGTCAGGCGCTTTAAACCCGATGACGATTATGCGTTCTGTATTTTTTAGCTTGAATAACCGGAACGTAAAAAATGCAGTTATAATAGCTCACGAATACCACACGGAAATAGATGAAGAACAATTTATGTTACATTGCTCAACCGATTTCGGGGCTTTGTTAATAGATGGTTTTGGTGATGGGTTAATGGTTACAGCACCGGCAATAAAAGCAGAAAGAATAAACCAAATAGCTTTTGGCATATTACAAGCTGCAAGAACCCGCATTTCAAAAACAGAATATATTAGTTGCCCAAGTTGTGGCAGAACTCTTTTCGATTTGCAGGAAACCACTGCAATGATTAGGAAAAGAACTGATCATTTAAAAGGCGTAAAGATTGCCATTATGGGCTGTATAGTAAACGGCCCTGGCGAAATGGCCGATGCAGACTACGGTTATGTAGGCAGCGGAGTTGATAAAATAACCCTTTATAAGGGCAAAGAAGTGGTAAAAAGAAACATTGCAAGCGACAATGCTGTGAATGAATTAATTGAATTAATCAAGGAAAATGGCGATTGGGTAGAGGTTGCACTCTAA
- the dapF gene encoding diaminopimelate epimerase — translation MKIKFYKYQGTGNDFIMVDDRNKTFDATNQKLIESLCDRRFGVGADGMILLQNHAGADFYMQYFNSDGRESSMCGNGGRCIAQFAKDLKIVGDIATFYAVDGEHTVSFKNNWVNLQMMDVAEVQERTNNVFVLNTGSPHYVQFFDVDVDSIDLVTEAKKIRYNEEFADKGINVNFVSVHNNILKVRTYERGVEDETFSCGTGVTAAAIAFHKQSGNNEPTIQIETKGGNLSVNYLFSNNVFTNVHLNGPATFVYDGEIMIP, via the coding sequence TTGAAAATTAAATTTTATAAATACCAGGGCACAGGAAACGATTTTATCATGGTTGATGATAGAAACAAAACCTTTGATGCTACCAATCAAAAACTAATAGAAAGCCTTTGCGACAGGCGATTTGGAGTAGGAGCTGACGGCATGATTTTATTACAAAACCATGCAGGTGCCGATTTCTATATGCAATATTTTAATAGCGATGGCAGGGAAAGTTCTATGTGTGGAAATGGAGGAAGGTGTATTGCCCAGTTTGCCAAAGACTTAAAAATAGTAGGTGATATAGCAACCTTTTATGCGGTAGATGGTGAACATACTGTATCGTTTAAAAACAATTGGGTTAACTTACAAATGATGGATGTAGCAGAAGTGCAGGAGAGAACAAACAATGTATTTGTTTTAAATACAGGCTCGCCTCATTATGTACAATTTTTTGATGTAGATGTAGATAGCATTGACTTGGTTACTGAAGCAAAAAAAATAAGATACAATGAAGAGTTTGCTGACAAGGGAATTAATGTAAATTTTGTTTCAGTACATAACAATATTTTAAAGGTAAGAACCTACGAACGCGGGGTTGAAGATGAAACTTTTAGCTGTGGTACAGGTGTAACAGCTGCTGCCATAGCTTTTCACAAACAATCAGGCAATAATGAACCAACTATTCAAATAGAAACCAAAGGAGGAAACCTTTCTGTAAATTATTTGTTCAGTAATAACGTATTTACAAATGTGCATTTAAATGGTCCTGCTACATTTGTATACGATGGAGAAATAATGATTCCATAA
- a CDS encoding Do family serine endopeptidase: protein MKKYVLIFAVACLGGLAAVGLSKLFNNKENASEFSQNHLARYASLTDGGQRPDFVAVAELVTPTVVHILTVVDKPVANNEMQEVNPFDFFGGRGFNMPQPGPRAGSGSGVIISQDGLIVTNNHVIDGATKIKVILNDKREYDAELIGKDNNTDLAVLRISESNLPFALIGNSDEVKVGQWVLAVGNPFNLTSTVTAGIVSAKGRNLNINRGNGQQYPIESFIQTDAAVNPGNSGGALVSQDGKLIGINTAIASETGQYAGYAFAIPSNLMQKVINDLMKYGTVQRGVLGVEITDINGELADKLGLKQVKGVYVRNVKENSAAEEAGLKSDDVITFIDGIQANTTPELQEIIGKKNPGDIVKVTVIRDGKEKIFDVKLKGLDGKTTLAMAEKTETNKALDTDFETLTRDERLKLKISNGLRVKSIGTKSILKSAGIPQGFVITSVDKKPIATVSDIKTAFEGKKGAVLVEGVKTDGTQDYFAVKISK, encoded by the coding sequence ATGAAAAAATACGTATTAATTTTTGCGGTTGCATGCCTGGGAGGCTTGGCCGCAGTTGGCTTAAGCAAATTATTTAATAACAAAGAAAATGCATCTGAGTTTTCACAGAACCATTTAGCACGCTATGCAAGTTTGACAGATGGCGGCCAGCGACCTGATTTTGTGGCAGTGGCAGAATTAGTTACTCCTACTGTAGTTCATATTTTAACCGTGGTTGATAAACCCGTAGCCAATAACGAAATGCAGGAAGTGAATCCTTTTGATTTTTTTGGCGGGCGTGGATTTAATATGCCACAGCCGGGACCAAGAGCCGGAAGTGGAAGCGGTGTTATTATTTCGCAGGATGGACTGATAGTAACCAATAACCATGTTATTGACGGGGCTACAAAAATTAAAGTAATATTAAATGATAAACGCGAATACGATGCAGAGTTAATAGGCAAAGACAATAATACTGATTTAGCGGTATTGCGTATTTCTGAATCGAATTTACCATTTGCTTTAATTGGCAATAGCGATGAAGTAAAAGTGGGCCAGTGGGTATTAGCCGTTGGTAACCCTTTTAATTTAACATCGACCGTTACAGCGGGTATTGTAAGTGCCAAAGGCAGAAACTTAAATATTAACCGTGGCAATGGACAGCAGTATCCTATTGAATCATTTATTCAAACTGATGCAGCTGTAAACCCGGGTAATAGCGGTGGTGCTTTGGTAAGTCAGGATGGAAAGCTAATTGGTATTAATACAGCTATTGCCAGCGAAACAGGCCAATACGCAGGTTATGCATTTGCTATTCCGAGCAACTTAATGCAAAAAGTAATTAACGACTTAATGAAATACGGAACTGTTCAAAGAGGTGTTTTAGGTGTTGAAATTACTGATATAAACGGAGAGTTGGCTGACAAATTAGGCTTGAAACAGGTAAAAGGTGTTTACGTTAGAAATGTAAAAGAAAACAGCGCTGCTGAAGAAGCCGGTTTAAAATCGGATGACGTAATTACTTTTATTGACGGTATCCAAGCTAATACAACACCTGAATTGCAGGAAATTATTGGCAAAAAAAATCCGGGCGATATTGTTAAGGTAACAGTAATAAGAGACGGCAAGGAAAAAATATTTGATGTAAAGCTAAAAGGGCTTGACGGAAAAACTACTTTAGCTATGGCCGAAAAAACAGAAACGAACAAAGCACTTGATACTGACTTTGAAACTTTAACCCGTGATGAGAGACTGAAACTTAAAATCAGCAACGGGTTAAGGGTAAAAAGCATTGGTACTAAAAGTATTTTAAAATCTGCAGGCATTCCCCAAGGTTTTGTAATAACCAGCGTTGACAAAAAACCTATTGCAACGGTAAGCGATATAAAAACTGCTTTTGAAGGTAAAAAAGGTGCAGTGTTGGTGGAGGGCGTTAAAACGGATGGAACACAAGATTATTTTGCAGTAAAAATTAGCAAATAG
- a CDS encoding Smr/MutS family protein, whose product MLKLGDRVKFVNENMEGIVTSFKQKNLVGVTIEDDFEIPVLMSEIIKIDFNDQKPAGKETTEDKLKPKVNTNPIGIFLAYNRLGENDVESILHNNEPDTLLYAIYQQEKGIYNLYKTGKLEKEEEVSLMKLNLENYDKWNPLLFQFILADGVTMKPSKPLHIEFKTHPKEFHQSLKFCFFLQKQAYMFKLNEELSKINLNALKQKDFSEKTVVEKIDLSKKPEPVIDLHFDELLAKGYTTQTNDIIGVQMDVFIKTLEAAYIHQMKSIVYVHGIGNQYLKNKIQTFLVKNKRLAKHFEDADPIKFGGGATYIEIG is encoded by the coding sequence ATGTTAAAACTTGGCGATAGAGTAAAATTTGTGAATGAAAATATGGAAGGCATAGTTACCAGCTTTAAGCAAAAAAACTTAGTTGGGGTAACTATAGAAGACGATTTTGAAATTCCGGTTTTAATGAGTGAAATAATAAAAATTGATTTTAACGACCAAAAGCCCGCAGGTAAAGAAACTACTGAGGATAAACTAAAACCAAAAGTTAATACCAACCCAATTGGTATTTTTTTAGCATATAACAGGTTGGGCGAAAATGATGTAGAAAGTATATTACACAACAATGAACCTGATACTTTATTGTATGCCATTTACCAGCAGGAAAAAGGAATTTATAATTTATATAAAACGGGCAAACTAGAGAAAGAAGAAGAAGTTTCTTTAATGAAACTCAACTTGGAAAACTACGATAAATGGAACCCTTTATTGTTTCAGTTTATTTTAGCTGATGGTGTTACCATGAAACCGAGTAAGCCTTTGCATATTGAATTTAAAACGCATCCAAAGGAGTTTCATCAATCGCTTAAATTCTGTTTCTTTTTGCAAAAGCAAGCTTACATGTTTAAACTGAATGAGGAGCTTAGTAAAATAAATTTAAATGCACTTAAGCAAAAGGATTTTTCAGAAAAAACAGTTGTTGAAAAAATAGACTTAAGCAAAAAACCGGAGCCTGTTATTGATTTGCATTTTGACGAATTATTGGCAAAAGGCTATACTACTCAAACCAACGATATTATTGGCGTTCAAATGGATGTTTTTATTAAAACACTGGAAGCTGCTTATATACACCAAATGAAAAGTATTGTGTATGTACATGGCATAGGCAACCAATACCTAAAAAATAAAATTCAAACGTTTTTAGTTAAAAACAAACGTTTGGCTAAACATTTTGAAGACGCTGACCCAATAAAGTTTGGTGGTGGTGCTACTTATATTGAAATTGGATAA
- a CDS encoding DUF5686 family protein, giving the protein MFKKQLLVFLFFAINIYVQAQTNEELATVVQGKVIDKRNREPLPFVTITFKGSRIGTTSDFEGNFKMKINTKVDSIKVSYIGYKTHYQKINYGQTQTIQIEMAEAAAELRAVTVRVGVNPALRIINNARKLKSINNQDNLVAYQYDSYNKVDISLNNISEQMKSNKIFKPIKGLFDTAFQMKNEEGKYILPLFINETFSQYYYNKVPSKNKEVMVASSTTGIGVGDKSFITDLMGTSLQQFNFNENYVRILSKDFISPLSNVCHNYYVYTLLDSTIENGRKNYKIKINLKQEQDLGFLGHMWIQDSTWALTRIDVEISKYANLNFIDRLKLQQEMVQTAAGPFIPYKNRMIIDVAEMTKNTSGIIAKFYNSFSNIEVNKPKPIEFYDRLIERAEESELERDSNFWISKRPEAFTGIEKRMFIMVDSIKNLPAIQTYIDVVRIVVEGYKRIGGIDWGPYVFLYGYNNVEGSRVRFGFKTNHLFSRKWVLKSHIAYGFKDEKFKYGLSADYISNRRDWNIWSISYRDDYDVIGITNDFGPGNNSSNVFQAISIFADGIRLNRTQEFKLGLFKHYSRDWSYRLGALYNTFEPLGNFVFAYKTGEHSDSISNNYTNAQLSAELRWAYKEILIVRGNDRLRLKRSAIPVFTLTYTHGFKGILNSNFEYNRLQLNITHHANTGVLGTADYWLTTGKVWGTLPYPLLDVARGNEVFLYSDFNYSLMNFYEFISDEYAHFTYIQHFEGLILNRIPVVKNWKWRSFAFVKAAYGNLSKQNIDLLPERNTSGKELLKVNAFKDNIPYVEVGYGFENIFRIFSINMVHRLTYLEQKPDAAKVRTWGINLGVRFQF; this is encoded by the coding sequence ATGTTTAAGAAACAATTACTCGTTTTTTTATTTTTTGCTATAAATATTTATGTACAGGCTCAAACCAACGAAGAGTTGGCAACTGTTGTACAAGGTAAAGTAATTGATAAAAGAAACAGAGAACCATTACCATTTGTTACCATTACGTTTAAAGGTTCAAGAATAGGAACAACCAGCGATTTTGAAGGCAACTTTAAAATGAAAATCAATACAAAAGTTGATTCCATTAAAGTCTCCTATATTGGTTATAAAACACACTACCAAAAAATTAATTACGGGCAAACACAAACCATTCAGATTGAAATGGCAGAAGCCGCTGCCGAGTTGCGTGCAGTGACCGTACGCGTTGGTGTTAACCCCGCTTTGCGTATTATAAACAATGCCCGAAAGTTAAAGAGCATCAATAACCAAGATAATCTGGTTGCCTACCAATATGATAGTTATAATAAAGTAGATATTTCGCTTAATAATATAAGTGAACAGATGAAAAGCAATAAAATATTTAAACCCATCAAAGGTTTATTCGATACTGCTTTTCAAATGAAAAACGAAGAAGGTAAATACATATTACCCTTATTTATCAATGAAACATTTAGCCAGTATTACTATAACAAAGTACCTTCAAAAAACAAAGAAGTAATGGTGGCTAGCAGTACTACAGGTATAGGTGTTGGCGATAAAAGTTTTATTACCGATTTAATGGGAACAAGCTTGCAACAGTTTAACTTTAACGAGAATTATGTTCGCATATTAAGTAAAGATTTTATTTCGCCATTAAGCAATGTTTGCCATAACTATTATGTATATACTTTGCTTGATTCAACCATAGAAAATGGTAGGAAAAACTATAAAATAAAAATAAACTTAAAGCAGGAACAAGACCTTGGTTTTTTAGGCCACATGTGGATTCAGGATAGTACCTGGGCTTTAACACGAATAGATGTTGAAATATCAAAGTATGCCAATTTAAATTTTATTGACAGGTTAAAGTTACAGCAGGAAATGGTGCAAACGGCAGCAGGTCCGTTTATTCCTTATAAAAACAGGATGATAATAGATGTGGCGGAAATGACCAAAAACACCAGTGGTATTATTGCTAAATTTTATAACTCATTTTCAAACATAGAAGTAAATAAACCTAAGCCCATTGAGTTTTACGACAGGTTAATAGAAAGAGCCGAAGAAAGCGAACTGGAACGTGATAGTAATTTTTGGATAAGTAAACGACCCGAAGCATTTACCGGTATAGAAAAACGCATGTTTATAATGGTTGATTCCATTAAAAACCTACCCGCTATTCAAACATATATTGATGTAGTAAGAATTGTAGTGGAAGGTTATAAACGCATAGGAGGAATAGATTGGGGGCCTTATGTATTCTTGTATGGTTATAACAATGTAGAGGGAAGCAGGGTTCGTTTTGGATTTAAAACCAATCATTTATTTAGTCGGAAATGGGTTTTAAAATCGCATATAGCATATGGTTTTAAAGATGAAAAATTTAAGTACGGTTTAAGTGCCGATTATATAAGCAATAGGAGAGATTGGAATATTTGGAGTATTAGTTATAGAGATGATTATGATGTAATAGGTATTACCAACGATTTTGGACCGGGCAATAATTCATCAAACGTTTTTCAGGCCATTAGTATTTTTGCTGATGGTATTAGACTGAACAGAACACAAGAGTTTAAGTTAGGTTTATTTAAGCACTACAGCCGCGACTGGAGTTACAGGCTTGGAGCTTTGTACAATACCTTTGAGCCTTTAGGTAATTTTGTATTTGCTTATAAAACAGGTGAGCATAGCGATAGCATCAGTAATAACTACACAAATGCTCAATTATCAGCAGAACTACGCTGGGCTTACAAAGAGATATTGATAGTAAGAGGTAACGACAGATTGCGCTTAAAAAGATCAGCCATACCCGTATTTACTTTAACCTACACACATGGTTTTAAAGGTATATTAAACAGTAATTTTGAGTACAATAGATTGCAGTTAAATATAACACACCATGCCAATACAGGCGTGTTAGGTACTGCCGACTATTGGCTAACAACAGGTAAAGTATGGGGAACATTACCTTATCCTTTATTAGATGTAGCCAGAGGTAATGAAGTGTTTTTATATTCAGACTTCAATTATAGTTTGATGAATTTTTATGAGTTTATCAGCGATGAGTATGCACACTTTACCTATATACAACATTTTGAAGGATTGATATTAAATAGAATTCCGGTAGTTAAAAACTGGAAGTGGCGTAGTTTTGCTTTTGTAAAAGCAGCTTACGGAAATTTAAGTAAACAGAATATAGATTTATTGCCCGAACGCAATACAAGTGGCAAAGAACTATTAAAAGTAAATGCCTTTAAAGACAATATTCCTTATGTAGAAGTAGGGTATGGTTTTGAGAATATATTCCGCATATTTTCCATTAACATGGTACACCGTTTAACATACCTAGAGCAAAAACCTGATGCAGCAAAAGTGCGCACCTGGGGTATTAACTTAGGCGTACGCTTCCAGTTTTAG
- a CDS encoding peptidylprolyl isomerase, whose translation MKKSILIAFAILLSVGVFAQKAASKKSKLKPKKIALKEYVLITTSYGNMVFTLYDETPKHRDNFKKLIREKYYDSLLFHRIIRDFMIQGGDPESRHADSLQMLGNGGPGYNIPAEIHPNIIHQKGALAAARLGDNVNPNKESSGSQFYIVQGKKTTKAELEQVMNQKNLARKQMALTYLLENDTNLRNQLTLIQQTQGRDALQSEIMKLEPKINTIYKKQEFIYTNDHLIAYTTVGGTPFLDMDYTVFGQMISGFDVLDRIAIVYTNPQTNRPFSDIRMKISLIKR comes from the coding sequence ATGAAGAAAAGTATATTAATAGCTTTCGCTATTTTATTAAGTGTAGGTGTTTTTGCACAAAAAGCAGCCAGTAAAAAAAGTAAATTAAAGCCTAAAAAAATAGCTTTAAAAGAGTATGTATTAATTACCACCTCTTACGGTAATATGGTATTTACTTTATACGATGAAACACCTAAACACAGAGATAACTTCAAAAAACTAATTCGTGAAAAATATTACGACAGCTTGCTGTTTCATAGAATTATAAGAGATTTTATGATACAGGGAGGCGACCCTGAATCGCGTCATGCTGATTCATTACAAATGTTAGGTAATGGTGGACCCGGTTATAACATACCTGCTGAAATTCATCCTAATATTATACACCAAAAAGGCGCATTAGCGGCAGCACGTTTAGGCGATAATGTGAACCCCAATAAAGAATCAAGCGGTAGCCAGTTTTATATTGTGCAAGGAAAAAAAACAACTAAAGCGGAGTTGGAGCAGGTCATGAACCAGAAAAATTTGGCACGTAAACAAATGGCTTTGACATACTTGTTAGAAAACGATACCAACCTACGCAACCAGTTAACTTTAATTCAGCAAACACAGGGACGCGATGCTTTACAATCAGAAATAATGAAATTAGAGCCCAAAATAAATACCATTTATAAAAAGCAAGAGTTTATATATACCAACGACCATTTAATAGCTTATACAACAGTAGGAGGTACTCCATTTTTAGATATGGATTATACCGTTTTTGGTCAGATGATTTCAGGTTTTGATGTGTTAGACAGGATAGCAATAGTATATACCAACCCACAAACCAATCGTCCGTTTAGCGATATTAGAATGAAAATATCTTTAATTAAACGCTAA
- the yihA gene encoding ribosome biogenesis GTP-binding protein YihA/YsxC: MEIKSAEFKIAASNLSGCPKGGLPEFAFIGRSNVGKSSLINMLVEKKDMARTSGTPGKTVSINFFLINAKWHLVDLPGYGYAKRSKTLRSQWENVLIDYLKGRENLQCVLVLIDSRVPPQTSDISFINMLGEMGVPFVLVFTKLDKLKPLEAAENIAKFKETLLLDWAALPECFETSSLTKLGRKELLKFISNVINPKD; this comes from the coding sequence ATGGAAATAAAATCGGCTGAGTTTAAAATTGCAGCATCTAATTTAAGTGGTTGTCCTAAAGGTGGATTGCCTGAGTTTGCTTTTATTGGCAGAAGTAATGTAGGTAAGTCTTCATTAATCAATATGTTGGTGGAGAAAAAGGATATGGCTCGTACTTCCGGAACACCAGGAAAAACGGTTAGCATTAATTTTTTCCTGATTAATGCTAAGTGGCATTTGGTTGATTTACCGGGTTATGGATATGCTAAAAGAAGCAAAACGCTTAGGTCGCAATGGGAGAATGTTTTAATCGACTATTTAAAAGGCCGTGAAAACTTACAGTGTGTTTTGGTTTTAATTGACAGTCGGGTACCACCACAAACCAGTGATATTTCTTTTATTAATATGTTGGGCGAAATGGGAGTGCCTTTTGTGCTTGTGTTTACTAAACTGGATAAATTAAAGCCTTTGGAGGCAGCGGAAAATATTGCTAAATTCAAGGAAACATTGTTATTGGACTGGGCAGCATTGCCTGAATGTTTTGAAACTTCATCATTAACAAAACTGGGAAGAAAAGAATTATTGAAATTTATCAGCAATGTTATAAACCCTAAAGACTAG
- a CDS encoding shikimate dehydrogenase, which translates to MNTEVSFGLIGGHLKNTFSKDYFNHKFAQYKQPFYYENFQLDSIEAFNTLLKNNENLRGLNVTIPFKESIIPYLHKLDDSAAAVGAVNCIKIIKTNNQNQLVGYNTDVFGFQQSLQNFIPLNEPLKALIIGTGGAAKAVAYVCNLLKIDFLLVTHNREKVNTNTIHINQLNEALVHEYKLIINCTPLGMFPLVDDYPKIPYQVISSEHYCFDLIYLPEQTLFLQKASAQGAAIKNGLEMLQEQANKAYEIFMA; encoded by the coding sequence ATGAATACGGAAGTTTCATTTGGATTAATTGGAGGGCATTTAAAGAACACGTTCTCTAAAGATTATTTCAATCATAAATTTGCTCAGTATAAACAGCCTTTTTACTACGAAAACTTCCAACTTGATAGTATTGAAGCATTTAACACACTCCTAAAAAATAATGAAAACTTAAGAGGCTTAAATGTAACCATACCTTTTAAAGAAAGCATTATTCCCTACTTACATAAGCTGGATGATAGCGCTGCTGCCGTTGGAGCTGTTAATTGTATAAAAATAATAAAGACAAATAATCAAAATCAGTTAGTTGGCTACAATACGGATGTTTTTGGCTTTCAGCAATCGTTACAAAATTTTATTCCTTTAAATGAACCCCTCAAAGCATTAATAATTGGTACGGGAGGTGCTGCAAAGGCAGTAGCTTATGTTTGTAATCTTTTAAAAATAGATTTTTTGCTGGTTACTCATAATAGGGAGAAAGTAAATACCAACACTATTCATATCAACCAACTCAATGAAGCATTGGTACATGAATATAAATTGATTATCAATTGTACGCCATTGGGTATGTTTCCACTGGTAGACGATTACCCAAAAATTCCTTATCAGGTTATTTCAAGTGAACATTACTGCTTCGATTTAATTTATTTACCAGAACAAACCCTGTTTCTGCAAAAGGCTTCAGCGCAGGGGGCAGCTATAAAAAATGGGCTTGAAATGTTACAGGAACAAGCCAATAAAGCCTATGAAATTTTTATGGCTTAA
- a CDS encoding group III truncated hemoglobin produces MDLNTEAQIDILIEKFYAKVSVHEILGPFFKETNWEYHVPRIRAFWYFILLDKPGFKGNIYDAHANRQIKKVHFDIWVEIFCTVIDEHYQGEVAEKAKNKAKELALLFSWKLTEKEGA; encoded by the coding sequence ATGGATTTAAATACCGAAGCACAAATAGATATTTTAATTGAAAAATTTTACGCAAAAGTAAGCGTGCATGAAATATTAGGCCCTTTTTTTAAAGAAACAAATTGGGAATACCATGTGCCTAGAATCAGAGCTTTCTGGTATTTTATTTTGCTTGATAAACCGGGCTTTAAAGGAAATATTTACGATGCACATGCCAATAGGCAAATTAAAAAAGTACATTTTGATATTTGGGTTGAAATATTTTGTACCGTAATAGATGAACATTACCAAGGCGAGGTGGCCGAAAAAGCAAAAAATAAAGCCAAAGAATTAGCCTTGCTATTTAGCTGGAAACTGACAGAAAAAGAAGGAGCATAA